A genomic segment from Glycine soja cultivar W05 chromosome 18, ASM419377v2, whole genome shotgun sequence encodes:
- the LOC114396308 gene encoding uncharacterized protein LOC114396308 encodes MGLNVKDIQIRLFKVVQDSAKSSYSFMRRHPLVSGASLVCSILYAFLSYIYSFLVCMSPFLVCAVIFIKIFWSSEQTQLKYVKTKEEKGGQKKVEPKCPKIPNNRRPEMLCKYPSQNATSKRRNFSDKNWDVYGGLEDKAKDLSAVFHNEFTKRNIENKGARSFEKGESSLDNRLSAKKTQVPKRQILRSEPSMVDLVECGDLEIEKKIEDGDDEDGEETQEESNKAIEWTEDDQKNHMYLRNSEMERNRRMESLIARRRAKKLFKGQIEKGQIDKKSMAPVLTKRRNHLDSSKDFDDGLDMPGSAPSFMPRSPYDIPYDPSEEKPNLTGDSFPKEFSSQKDMPFSRHGSFSSTHLFPSETKHDHGAREHYYFNKGSKYSDRLAYSRFRRHHTDKGTHDWLIDQLIYNEGGENGLQIPNTLTNGEESTHEEDRKCKTDGENMKDENDHETKSMSGQISEPGSDRSRPWPTFPKPHRRLLTFPVSTTATTHTTNINEALYETVTSIVDKRQESIFLTHGRICHTPTYSVASDLQVEVSEVGSPTSTVGENAETNSSIDRDSILYDGDIDRDVSSGSEELWGASFHGGKEAQGVRSEADDNAEVNNNSKDVVSSTTPRHIDENEADVSSMSSKSDVPEDTPTHASHHNFFGYMKHPVRETEAPQSSNSSHALDQLPNETHSERPEASHFGTIM; translated from the exons ATGGGTTTGAATGTGAAGGACATTCAAATTCGTTTGTTCAAAGTGGTTCAAGATTCAGCCAAGTCTAGTTACTCATTTATGCGAAGGCATCCACTGGTTTCAGGTGCTTCATTAGTATGCTCCATCCTATATGCATTCCTTTCTTATATTTACAGCTTCTTGGTTTGCATGTCCCCTTTCCTTGTTTGTGctgttattttcattaaaatcttTTGGAGTTCTGAGCAAACTCAACTCAAATATGTCAAAACAAAGGAGGAAAAAGGAGGGCAGAAAAAGGTTGAACCAAAATGTCCAAAGATACCAAATAATAGGAGACCTGAGATGCTTTGTAAGTATCCATCACAGAATGCCACAAGTAAAAGGAGAAACTTTAGTGACAAGAATTGGGATGTATATGGTGGTTTAGAGGATAAGGCCAAGGATTTGTCAGCAGTTTTTCATAATGAGTTCACCAAAAGAAACATAGAGAACAAAGGGGCCAGATCTTTTGAGAAGGGAGAGAGTTCTCTGGATAATAGGTTGTCAGCAAAAAAAACTCAGGTTCCTAAGAGGCAAATCTTGAGATCTGAACCTTCAATGGTTGACTTGGTGGAATGTGGTGATTTAGAGATAGAGAAAAAGATAGAGGATGGAGATGATGAGGATGGGGAAGAAACACAGGAGGAAAGTAACAAGGCTATCGAATGGACAGAAGATGATCAGAAAAATCATATGTATCTTAGGAATTCAGAAATGGAAAGAAACAGAAGGATGGAGAGTCTCATAGCCAGAAGAAGAGCAAAAAAACTATTCAAGGGGCAGATTGAGAAGGGTCAAATTGATAAAAAGTCAATGGCACCAGTGCTTACCAAAAGAAGAAATCACTTAGATTCTTCAAAGGATTTTGATGATGGCTTAGACATGCCTGGTTCTGCCCCATCTTTTATGCCAAGAAGTCCTTATGATATTCCCTATGATCCTTCTGAGGAGAAGCCTAACCTCACAGGAGATAGTTTCCCTAAAGAATTTTCTAGTCAGAAGGATATGCCATTTAGCAGGCATGGAAGCTTCAGTTCAACCCATCTTTTCCCATCAGAAACCAAACATGACCATGGAGCTAGAGAGCACTATTACTTTAATAAAGGAAGCAAATATTCTGACAGACTTGCATACTCAAGATTCAGAAGGCATCATACAG ATAAGGGAACTCATGACTGGCTAATTGACCAGTTGATATACAATGAAGGTGGTGAAAATGGATTGCAAATACCTAATACACTAACAAATGGAGAAGAATCAACACATGAGGAGgatagaaaatgtaaaactgATGGGGAAAACATGAAAGATGAGAATGATCATGAAACAAAATCCATGTCAGGTCAAATAAGTGAGCCAGGATCAGATAGATCACGGCCATGGCCAACGTTTCCTAAGCCTCACAGGAGGCTCCTTACTTTTCCGGTATCTACTACTGCTACTACTCATACTACTAACATAAATGAAGCTTTGTATGAAACTGTCACATCTATAGTTGATAAGAGGCAAGAAAGTATATTTTTAACCCATGGGAGAATTTGTCACACCCCAACATATTCTGTAGCTTCTGActtacaagtggaggtttctgAAGTTGGTTCGCCAACATCAACAGTTGGTGAGAATGCTGAGACTAACTCATCCATTGATAGAGACTCTATACTGTATGATGGGGACATTGATAGAGATGTTAGTTCTGGTAGTGAAGAGTTGTGGGGAGCCTCATTCCATGGAGGAAAAGAAGCACAAGGAGTTAGAAGTGAGGCGGATGATAATGCCGAAGTTAACAACAATTCAAAAGATGTTGTCTCGTCAACTACTCCGCGACATATAGATGAAAATGAAGCTGATGTGAGCTCAATGTCCTCAaaatctgatgtgcctgaagaTACTCCAACTCATGCAAGTCATCATAACTTCTTTGGTTATATGAAACATCCCGTGAGGGAAACTGAAGCACCACAATCTTCCAATTCTTCTCATGCTTTGGATCAATTACCCAATGAAACACACTCAGAAAGACCAGAGGCGAGTCACTTTGGTACTATTATGTAA
- the LOC114395391 gene encoding ATP-dependent zinc metalloprotease FTSH 9, chloroplastic-like: protein MLPLEHHFHYLPPLTHTKLKPFSRANSRVSLPHIETTLRRFNPSSCRFRCPISSNDSLRFGLRGGHRTSWVCRSAGEPDSAADSGEKKTGSDDDADSNRRKGGWWWRWRRWRWQPLIQAQEIGVLLMQIGIAFFVLRLLRPGVSLPGSDPRSPTVFVSVPYSDFLSRINSDQVHKVEVDGVHIMFKLKAGVGTSHDDGGDVVAGSSSRLQESESLVKSVATTRRIVYTTTRPSDIRTPYEKMLDNKVEFGSPDKRSGGFFNSALIALFYAAVLAGLLHRFPVSFSQHTAGQIRNRKSGPSAGTKSSEQGETVTFADIAGVDEAKEELEEIVEFLQNPDRYVRLGARPPRGVLLVGLPGTGKTLLAKAVAGEADVPFISCSASEFVELYVGMGASRVRDLFARAKREAPSIIFIDEIDAVAKSRDGKFRIVSNDEREQTLNQLLTEMDGFDSNSSVIVLGATNRSDVLDPALRRPGRFDRVVMVEAPDRIGREAILKVHVSKKELPLAKDVDLSGIACMTTGFTGADLANLVNEAALLAGRQNKVVVEKLDFIQAVERSIAGIEKKTAKLRGSEKAVVARHEAGHAVVGTAVAKLLPGQPRVEKLSILPRSGGALGFTYIPPTTEDRYLLFVDELHGRLVTLLGGRAAEEVVFSGRVSTGALDDIRRATDMAYKAIAEYGLNQTIGPVSIATLSSGGIDESGGAVPWGRDQGHLVDLVQKEVQTLLQSALAVALSIIRANPTVLEGLGADLEEKEKVEGEELQKWLRLVVAPTELDAFVKGTQPPLLPSQTGS from the exons ATGTTACCCTTAGAGCATCACTTTCACTATCTCCCTCCCTTAACCCACACCAAATTGAAACCCTTTTCCCGCGCAAATTCTAGGGTTTCCCTTCCCCATATCGAGACCACCCTCCGTCGTTTCAACCCCTCTTCGTGTCGTTTCCGATGTCCAATTTCATCCAACGATTCGCTTAGGTTCGGTTTGAGGGGTGGCCACCGAACATCATGGGTGTGTCGTTCCGCCGGAGAACCCGATTCCGCGGCGGATTCCGGCGAGAAGAAAACCGGCAGCGACGACGACGCCGATTCGAACCGGAGAAAGGGCGGGTGGTGGTGGCGGTGGCGCCGGTGGCGGTGGCAGCCCCTGATTCAGGCTCAGGAAATTGGGGTCCTGCTCATGCAAATTGGGATTGCGTTTTTCGTTTTGCGGTTGCTCCGGCCCGGAGTTTCGCTACCCGGGTCGGATCCTCGGTCTCCGACTGTGTTTGTGAGTGTGCCTTATAGTGATTTTTTGAGTAGGATCAATAGTGACCAGGTGCACAAGGTGGAGGTTGATGGGGTCCACATCATGTTCAAGTTGAAGGCTGGTGTTGGAACAAGCCATGATGATGGTGGTGATGTTGTTGCAGGTAGTAGTAGTAGGTTGCAGGAATCAGAGTCTTTGGTGAAGAGTGTTGCAACAACTAGGAGGATAGTGTATACTACCACAAGGCCTAGTGATATCAGAACACCCTATGAGAAGATGCTGGACAATAAAGTGGAATTTGGGTCCCCAGATAAGCGGTCTGGCGGATTCTTTAACTCTGCTCTG ATAGCCTTGTTTTATGCTGCTGTGCTTGCGGGGCTTCTCCATCGATTCCCTGTAAGCTTTTCTCAG CATACGGCTGGTCAGATACGGAACCGCAAATCAGGCCCTTCTGCTGGTACAAAGTCATCTGAACAAGGAGAAACAGTCACTTTTGCTGATATTGCTGGTGTTGATGAAGCTAAAGAGGAGTTAGAAGAGATTGTA GAATTTCTGCAAAATCCAGATAGATACGTAAGGCTTGGTGCTCGCCCACCTCGTGGTGTTCTCTTG GTGGGTCTTCCTGGAACAGGTAAGACTTTACTTGCGAAGGCTGTGGCTGGGGAAGCTGATGTGCCATTTATAAGTTGTTCTGCTAGTGAGTTCGTAGAATTGTATGTTGGCATGGGTGCCTCTCGTGTAAGAGATCTATTTGCAAGGGCTAAAAGGGAAGCTCCGTCCATAATCTTTATTGATGag ATAGATGCTGTGGCTAAAAGTCGTGATGGCAAATTTCGCATTGTCAGCAATGATGAACGAGAGCAAACCTTGAATCAGTTGCTCACT GAGATGGATGGGTTTGATAGCAATTCTTCAGTGATTGTTCTTGGAGCTACTAATCGGTCAGATGTCTTGGATCCTGCACTTCGCCGGCCAGGAAGATTTGATCGTGTAGTTATG GTAGAAGCACCTGATAGAATTGGAAGAGAAGCCATCCTAAAAGTTCATGTTTCCAAGAAGGAACTTCCTTTAGCCAAGGATGTTGACCTCAGTGGCATTGCTTGTATGACCACTGGTTTTACTGG AGCAGATCTTGCAAACCTAGTAAATGAGGCTGCTTTACTGGCTGGGAGACAAAATAAAGTTGTGGTGGAGAAACTTGATTTCATCCAAGCTGTAGAAAGATCTATAGCT GGCATAGAGAAGAAGACTGCCAAGTTGCGAGGAAGTGAGAAGGCTGTAGTTGCACGACATGAGGCTGGTCATGCTGTAGTAGGTACTGCAGTTGCAAAGCTTCTTCCTGGACAGCCACGTGTTGAG AAACTAAGTATATTGCCAAGGTCAGGAGGGGCTTTGGGCTTTACTTATATTCCTCCAACAACTGAGGATAGATACTTGCTATTTGTCGATGAGTTGCATGGTCGCCTGGTGACCCTTCTTGGAGGACGTGCAGCTGAAGAAGTTGTTTTTTCTGGTCGAGTGTCAACAGGTGCACTTGATGACATACGACGAGCAACTGACATGGCATACAAGGCTATAGCTGAATATGGTCTTAATCAGACCATAGGTCCTGTTTCAATAGCCACTCTTTCTAGTGGTGGAATTGATGAGTCTGGGGGAGCAGTTCCTTGGGGAAGGGATCAG GGACATCTTGTTGATCTTGTTCAAAAAGAGGTGCAAACATTACTGCAGTCTGCACTGGCTGTAGCACTTTCCATTATCCGAGCCAATCCTACTGTTTTGGAGGGCCTTGGTGCTGATTTGGAAG